One window of the Sphaerochaeta associata genome contains the following:
- a CDS encoding TSUP family transporter — protein MNILILLCPIIAFGSFVDAIAGGGGLITLTAYVALGLPPQTALGNNKFASASGTLVASIQYLRKSQVSLSIASVATLFSFIGSVVGSFLATRYADTYLNYLLVILVPAVALFMVFKPDFGQAKEKSRLLLFSLASITGLVIGAYDGFFGPGTGMFLTLIFTSVLGMDLLKACGTARIVNLASNAAALAMFLSHGVIDFSIAIPCAVSAVIGGFLGSRLALKIGVNVVKPVMLFVLFLLLVKVAVSLF, from the coding sequence ATGAACATCCTGATACTTTTGTGTCCCATCATTGCATTCGGCTCCTTCGTTGATGCCATAGCCGGTGGCGGCGGTTTAATCACCCTCACCGCGTATGTCGCGCTGGGGCTGCCGCCGCAGACGGCGCTGGGCAACAATAAGTTTGCCTCGGCCAGCGGGACCTTGGTTGCTTCCATCCAGTACCTTCGCAAGTCCCAGGTTTCCCTTTCCATCGCATCGGTGGCAACGCTGTTCAGCTTCATCGGCTCTGTTGTCGGATCCTTTCTTGCAACCCGCTATGCCGATACCTATCTGAACTACCTGTTGGTCATTTTGGTTCCGGCAGTCGCCCTTTTCATGGTGTTTAAGCCCGATTTCGGTCAAGCCAAGGAGAAGAGCCGCTTGCTGCTCTTCTCCCTTGCGTCGATTACCGGCTTGGTGATCGGAGCCTATGACGGTTTCTTCGGTCCGGGTACCGGAATGTTCCTCACCCTGATTTTCACCTCTGTATTGGGAATGGATCTGCTCAAGGCCTGCGGGACCGCCCGCATCGTCAATCTTGCCTCCAATGCAGCCGCTCTTGCCATGTTTCTCTCTCATGGAGTGATAGATTTCTCAATCGCCATCCCTTGTGCCGTCAGTGCCGTCATCGGGGGCTTTTTGGGAAGCCGGCTTGCTTTGAAAATCGGGGTGAATGTGGTCAAGCCTGTGATGCTCTTCGTACTTTTCCTTCTTCTGGTGAAGGTTGCGGTCTCCCTGTTCTGA
- the xerA gene encoding site-specific tyrosine recombinase/integron integrase, with protein sequence MHEEPLIATFLQTQKSLRNLSDHTLLAYERDLLQLQAYFASLGVSLLHSTREDARMFVRHLVKDKQYAQASINRKISCARVFYSSLLKNELIASNPFSLIAVHRRQDRLPSVLTAAEVASLLSLPYADFPSTRDMVVFTLLYDTGCRISELLSIKEKDIEWEERRIRVVGKGNKERYVFFTERCKVLMTYYLQLKRERFSCPELLCSNKGKQLPMSTVGSMFAVYRRRLGWQKPFTPHVLRHTYATHLLDNGADIRLVQELLGHQSISTTQIYTHVSQERLARVYACSHPHGRKQDEH encoded by the coding sequence ATGCATGAAGAGCCTTTGATTGCAACATTTCTGCAGACACAGAAGAGTTTGAGAAACCTCAGTGATCATACCCTGCTTGCCTATGAGCGGGACTTATTACAGCTGCAAGCCTATTTTGCGTCCTTGGGCGTCTCGCTCTTGCACAGCACCCGCGAGGATGCCCGTATGTTTGTGCGTCATTTGGTCAAGGACAAGCAGTATGCGCAGGCGAGCATCAACCGCAAGATCAGCTGCGCCCGGGTTTTCTACTCCTCGTTGCTCAAGAACGAGCTCATTGCCTCCAACCCTTTCTCCCTGATAGCGGTACACCGTCGTCAGGACAGGCTTCCTTCAGTCCTTACCGCTGCCGAGGTAGCTTCACTGCTCTCTCTGCCCTATGCTGATTTTCCCTCAACCCGCGATATGGTGGTGTTTACGCTGCTCTACGATACCGGTTGCCGCATCAGCGAACTGCTCTCGATCAAGGAGAAGGACATTGAGTGGGAAGAGCGGCGGATTCGTGTAGTAGGGAAAGGAAACAAAGAGCGATATGTCTTTTTCACCGAGCGTTGCAAGGTGTTGATGACATACTATCTGCAGTTGAAGCGGGAGCGTTTTTCCTGCCCTGAACTGCTCTGCTCGAACAAAGGAAAACAGTTGCCGATGAGCACCGTTGGTAGTATGTTTGCTGTGTATAGAAGAAGACTCGGGTGGCAGAAACCATTTACCCCTCATGTATTGAGGCACACCTATGCCACCCATCTTTTGGACAATGGGGCTGATATACGTTTGGTGCAGGAGCTGCTGGGTCATCAAAGCATCTCGACAACACAGATTTATACCCACGTATCACAAGAGAGGTTGGCCCGCGTCTATGCATGCAGCCACCCTCATGGAAGGAAACAGGATGAGCACTAG
- the ftsZ gene encoding cell division protein FtsZ — protein sequence MDFGMFEVEDMVQDEQATSTIIKVVGVGGAGGNAVNRMIASGLKKVHFVTMNTDMQALQRSNAQIRIPIGKELTGGLGAGGIPEVGEKAAQESKEDIRREIENADMVFITAGMGGGTGTGAAPVVAEIAKSCNALTVAVVTTPFAFEGKKKLMLAQAGIEKLRKQVDTLIIIPNQYLLKVVENNTPIKQAFLMADEVLYMGVQGISELITEPGEINIDFADVRTVMKGKGDALMGIGFGEGANRAVDAARQAISNPLLENASIEGAKSVLVNLAGSDTLTLQEYQDVVELVTERCADDALVIAGQAFNPELGDRIKVTVVATGFERKEDVVGAELADMDMVKRRYAASAKRDDGKNEEALQPARKNEEQPDIASIQVNRWQDLQKQLGKGPATNANDYNIPAVLRYSRNKADDN from the coding sequence ATGGATTTTGGAATGTTTGAAGTAGAGGATATGGTCCAGGACGAACAGGCCACCTCTACAATCATCAAAGTAGTCGGGGTGGGTGGAGCCGGTGGAAATGCGGTGAACCGTATGATTGCCAGCGGCTTGAAGAAGGTACACTTTGTTACCATGAATACCGATATGCAGGCTCTTCAGCGTTCCAACGCCCAAATCCGGATTCCAATCGGCAAGGAGTTGACCGGAGGCCTGGGTGCGGGCGGTATACCTGAAGTCGGAGAAAAAGCCGCCCAGGAGAGCAAAGAGGACATTCGGCGTGAAATTGAGAATGCCGACATGGTGTTCATCACTGCCGGCATGGGAGGCGGAACCGGTACCGGTGCCGCTCCCGTTGTAGCTGAAATTGCCAAGAGCTGCAATGCCTTGACTGTGGCGGTCGTTACCACCCCGTTTGCATTTGAAGGAAAGAAGAAACTGATGCTTGCACAGGCTGGCATTGAAAAGCTGCGCAAGCAGGTGGATACACTGATCATTATCCCCAACCAGTACTTGTTGAAGGTGGTAGAGAACAATACCCCGATCAAACAGGCCTTCCTGATGGCAGATGAAGTGCTGTACATGGGTGTTCAGGGTATCAGTGAATTGATCACCGAACCTGGGGAAATCAACATAGACTTTGCCGACGTCCGCACAGTTATGAAGGGCAAGGGTGATGCCTTGATGGGCATCGGTTTCGGAGAGGGAGCCAACCGTGCAGTCGATGCCGCCAGGCAGGCCATCAGCAACCCGCTTTTGGAGAATGCCAGCATCGAGGGAGCCAAGAGTGTATTGGTCAACCTTGCTGGCAGTGACACCCTTACCTTGCAGGAGTACCAGGATGTAGTGGAATTGGTCACCGAACGCTGTGCCGATGATGCATTGGTTATCGCTGGACAGGCCTTTAACCCGGAACTGGGTGACCGTATCAAGGTTACTGTGGTTGCTACGGGTTTCGAGCGCAAGGAGGATGTCGTAGGAGCCGAACTTGCAGATATGGATATGGTAAAGCGACGGTATGCCGCCTCGGCAAAGCGGGATGACGGCAAGAATGAGGAAGCTCTGCAACCTGCAAGGAAGAACGAGGAGCAGCCCGATATCGCCTCGATTCAAGTGAACCGATGGCAGGATTTGCAGAAACAGCTCGGCAAAGGACCGGCTACCAATGCGAATGATTACAACATACCCGCCGTTCTGAGGTACTCCCGCAATAAAGCGGATGACAACTGA
- a CDS encoding DNA-processing protein DprA, which produces MKLSTLLSISQLSIGAEEKLGLAYSNPSANELISLGANAKRTERMLAFLAHGGARVVFYGMASYPAPLYQLDNPPFRLMYKGDLPKQTDRFLMVCGTRCPDALASRSSYEFALEAGANGVVVVTSNSRGIDRNCLYALKDSNKAALVVCDCGLAVKRITSNTLLAGFCTISAFEPDDQALSFRCLSRNVLSTALAEATVVMQAPLKSGALHCATCALDLGRDVYVHSTGTRTGEVNTGSRSLAEMGAEVVTGYPDVALRHDWPQDRRIQAGSLYRFGPSCYSLSHA; this is translated from the coding sequence ATGAAACTCTCAACACTTCTTTCAATCAGTCAGCTTTCGATCGGGGCCGAGGAGAAGCTCGGTCTTGCTTACAGCAATCCATCTGCAAATGAATTGATATCACTCGGTGCGAATGCAAAAAGAACCGAGCGGATGCTCGCCTTCCTGGCCCATGGCGGCGCCCGTGTTGTCTTTTACGGGATGGCTTCCTACCCCGCACCCTTGTATCAACTGGACAATCCTCCCTTCCGTCTCATGTACAAAGGAGACCTGCCGAAACAAACGGACCGGTTTCTGATGGTATGCGGCACCCGTTGTCCCGATGCACTTGCAAGCCGGAGTTCCTATGAGTTTGCACTTGAAGCGGGAGCGAACGGGGTGGTTGTGGTTACCAGCAACAGCCGGGGCATCGACCGCAACTGCCTGTATGCCCTCAAGGACAGCAACAAGGCGGCACTTGTGGTTTGTGACTGCGGGCTGGCAGTCAAACGCATCACCTCCAACACCCTGCTTGCCGGTTTTTGCACGATTTCCGCTTTTGAGCCTGATGATCAGGCCCTTTCCTTCCGATGCCTCAGCCGCAATGTTCTCTCGACCGCCCTGGCCGAGGCGACGGTGGTGATGCAGGCACCGCTCAAATCGGGGGCGCTGCACTGTGCGACCTGTGCCCTCGACCTCGGCAGGGATGTCTATGTGCACAGCACGGGAACGCGAACAGGTGAAGTCAATACCGGTTCCCGCTCGCTTGCAGAAATGGGCGCTGAAGTGGTAACGGGATATCCGGATGTGGCTCTCAGGCACGATTGGCCGCAGGACAGGCGAATCCAAGCCGGCTCATTGTACCGTTTCGGGCCCTCATGCTATAGTCTAAGCCATGCATGA
- a CDS encoding FtsQ-type POTRA domain-containing protein produces MSRMGVKVKLALLILPFALFLGLLLLRSIPAFNLQTVQITVEGGTEEVPYEAKQYFASLAGTSLFSINLAARIQELETITGIQQVKLVRKLPSSLLVTLRLSDAPAVIVEEGGSQVYLVEDLHLKALHSDDVAAWQRVLVTIEVPPSYARMMVRYGVDDSFLQVMELAKSLEGKTTLITTIKYDNNSSNSFGKMVLELSSLNAQIWVREPVGAAQVSAAVLLVQEDQKDALSFLSSQARRYDLYREGLVRR; encoded by the coding sequence ATGAGCAGAATGGGGGTCAAGGTGAAACTGGCCTTGCTCATCCTTCCTTTTGCCCTGTTTCTAGGCCTGCTGCTCTTGCGCTCGATTCCCGCATTCAATCTTCAGACAGTACAGATTACGGTGGAGGGAGGTACTGAGGAAGTCCCATACGAAGCGAAGCAATACTTCGCCTCGTTGGCGGGTACCTCGTTGTTTTCCATCAATCTGGCCGCCCGGATTCAGGAACTTGAAACAATTACCGGTATACAACAGGTGAAGCTTGTGCGAAAGTTGCCCTCCTCGTTGTTGGTGACGCTCCGCCTCTCGGATGCTCCTGCCGTAATCGTGGAGGAAGGGGGGAGCCAGGTGTATTTGGTCGAAGACCTGCATCTGAAAGCCCTGCATTCCGATGATGTGGCTGCTTGGCAACGAGTCTTGGTCACCATCGAGGTGCCGCCCTCCTATGCCCGGATGATGGTTCGCTATGGTGTTGACGACTCGTTTCTACAAGTCATGGAGTTGGCAAAGTCGCTGGAGGGAAAAACCACCTTGATAACTACGATAAAATACGATAATAATAGTAGTAACAGCTTTGGAAAGATGGTTCTGGAACTCTCGTCCCTGAATGCCCAAATTTGGGTGAGGGAGCCTGTGGGTGCGGCGCAAGTGAGTGCAGCCGTCTTGCTGGTCCAAGAGGACCAAAAGGATGCGCTTTCTTTCCTCAGCTCGCAAGCCAGGCGTTACGACCTCTATCGTGAGGGTTTGGTACGCAGGTGA
- a CDS encoding FtsW/RodA/SpoVE family cell cycle protein, with the protein MDVRRDFDDWQQSEESSDVMGGSLSAFTFLCIILLITTLGLIMLYSASYNEALIHNLPHYYFFSRQLMFVGLALAVSLIIRYIPISFIKALCYPILAVSVLLLLMTLFTPFGQQRLGSRRWLQIGSLPSLQPSEFAKIAIILFYAVYHQKDRSSESVVRRFGMPIVVSLVITALIFAQRDYSSALLFLGLSFALLLASGFKLSHLLVLLAFLAAPALVAMFSQSYRVKRVFSFLFPSLDPVGMNYQVSNSLKAIKAGGLFGVGLGNGQYKLGLLPEVQSDFIFASICEEIGFVGSAFILILFAMIAILGYNAASRMQSRDRFLSISAFGLTSMILFQAILNLAVVTALLPPTGIPLPFFSQGGTNLFVVLCSSALLYRILLISSGKIPLVKSSLKPEERKAILFPEEGSLS; encoded by the coding sequence ATGGATGTACGACGGGATTTTGATGATTGGCAGCAGAGTGAGGAGTCGTCGGATGTGATGGGCGGCAGCCTGAGTGCATTCACCTTTCTATGCATCATTCTACTGATCACAACCTTGGGCTTGATCATGCTCTACAGCGCCTCGTACAACGAAGCCCTGATTCACAACCTTCCTCATTACTACTTCTTCTCCCGCCAGCTGATGTTCGTCGGTCTCGCACTTGCAGTCTCACTTATCATACGGTACATTCCCATCTCTTTCATCAAGGCGTTGTGTTATCCGATCCTTGCTGTTTCCGTGCTGCTGTTGTTGATGACCCTTTTCACCCCCTTCGGCCAGCAGCGGTTGGGTTCGCGGAGGTGGCTGCAGATCGGCTCGCTGCCTTCCTTGCAACCTTCGGAGTTCGCAAAAATCGCCATTATCCTTTTTTATGCGGTCTACCACCAAAAAGACCGCAGTTCAGAGTCCGTTGTGCGTCGGTTCGGCATGCCGATCGTTGTAAGTCTGGTCATCACCGCATTGATTTTCGCCCAGCGCGACTACTCTTCGGCCTTGCTCTTTCTTGGCCTCAGTTTTGCCCTGTTGCTTGCCAGTGGTTTCAAGCTTTCCCATCTGCTTGTTCTGCTTGCCTTCCTCGCAGCCCCCGCCTTGGTCGCCATGTTCAGTCAGAGCTATCGGGTGAAACGGGTTTTCTCCTTCCTGTTCCCATCCCTTGACCCGGTGGGCATGAATTACCAGGTATCGAATAGTCTGAAAGCGATCAAGGCAGGGGGACTGTTCGGTGTTGGATTGGGAAACGGACAATACAAACTCGGCTTACTCCCCGAAGTGCAGAGCGACTTCATCTTCGCTTCGATCTGTGAGGAGATCGGCTTTGTCGGAAGTGCTTTCATCCTCATCCTTTTTGCCATGATCGCCATCCTCGGATACAACGCTGCAAGCCGGATGCAGAGCCGCGACCGCTTTCTCAGCATCAGTGCTTTCGGACTTACCAGCATGATACTCTTCCAAGCCATTCTTAATTTGGCGGTTGTTACGGCTTTGCTGCCCCCAACCGGTATTCCCCTGCCGTTCTTCAGCCAGGGCGGTACCAATCTTTTCGTAGTTCTGTGCAGCAGCGCCTTGCTGTATCGGATATTGTTGATCAGCAGCGGGAAAATCCCGCTGGTCAAAAGTTCGCTGAAACCGGAAGAACGCAAAGCAATCCTCTTTCCCGAGGAGGGGAGCCTTTCATGA
- a CDS encoding UDP-N-acetylmuramoyl-tripeptide--D-alanyl-D-alanine ligase, with protein sequence MSDYQHIDTCRFTASSIAPLMKADCLKSGGTSIANVQIDSRQCTEGSLFFALKGEKNDGFAYLSDVAKAGAAAVVVPKSRAQEASKLVSCPVLAVDDVLTALHDLARRYMQRFPSIKTIGITGSCGKSTTKEALSRITAVLGSTAKTPGNLNSEYGLPLSMFGLHAGTRYGVFEMGIDHVGEMDRMVGILKPSIALLTNVGISHLEKMGSQKIIAEQKARIFHTGIETGFVSSSCKHIDVIERVAGRHLVRYDSKDISAIDLGLDGWMITYEGHSFHVKSVGRHLLEDVVGAISVGRYLGAKAGDIAEALEGFEPMHGRSFVHRSDVTIIDDSYNASLDSTNSILTYLSGLSWKGAKKVVLGPMKELGALSNHAHRMVARTVASSTFNQTYLYGAEMEEASLELKKLGYRGLVSYTRDFEELEGMVHKHMQGGDLFLLKASRSVAMERLIPSLQRRSPGYAS encoded by the coding sequence ATGAGTGACTACCAGCATATCGATACCTGCCGTTTCACAGCCTCCTCCATCGCCCCCCTTATGAAGGCCGATTGCCTGAAGTCAGGGGGAACTAGTATTGCGAATGTACAGATCGATAGTCGCCAGTGTACCGAAGGTTCCCTCTTTTTTGCCTTGAAAGGCGAGAAAAACGATGGGTTTGCCTACCTTTCGGATGTTGCCAAGGCCGGGGCCGCTGCAGTCGTGGTTCCCAAAAGCCGGGCTCAAGAGGCCTCCAAACTTGTCAGCTGTCCAGTTCTTGCGGTGGATGACGTGCTTACCGCCTTGCATGACCTGGCCCGCAGGTACATGCAGCGTTTTCCCTCGATCAAAACAATCGGCATCACCGGCAGCTGCGGAAAAAGCACGACCAAGGAAGCGCTTTCGCGTATTACTGCCGTTTTGGGCTCGACTGCAAAGACTCCCGGAAACCTCAATAGTGAATACGGCCTGCCATTGAGCATGTTCGGTCTGCACGCCGGTACTCGCTACGGTGTATTCGAGATGGGTATCGATCATGTGGGTGAGATGGACAGGATGGTCGGCATTCTCAAACCCTCGATAGCCCTGCTTACCAATGTCGGTATCTCCCATCTGGAGAAAATGGGAAGCCAGAAAATAATCGCCGAACAGAAAGCCCGCATCTTCCACACCGGTATTGAAACCGGGTTTGTCAGCAGCAGCTGCAAGCATATCGATGTGATCGAGCGCGTTGCAGGTCGCCACTTGGTCCGTTACGATTCCAAGGATATTTCAGCCATCGATCTCGGCCTTGACGGCTGGATGATCACCTATGAGGGACATAGCTTTCACGTGAAGTCGGTGGGTCGTCACCTGCTTGAGGACGTGGTGGGAGCAATCAGTGTAGGGCGTTACCTGGGAGCAAAGGCAGGTGACATCGCCGAGGCTTTGGAAGGATTCGAACCGATGCACGGCCGCTCGTTCGTCCATCGAAGTGATGTAACCATCATCGACGACAGCTATAACGCCAGCCTCGATTCGACCAACAGCATTCTCACCTACCTGTCGGGTCTCAGCTGGAAAGGTGCCAAGAAAGTGGTGCTCGGACCGATGAAGGAGCTGGGAGCGCTTTCGAATCATGCCCATCGCATGGTGGCAAGAACTGTCGCCTCCTCGACATTCAATCAAACCTACCTCTATGGTGCTGAAATGGAAGAAGCCTCCCTGGAGTTGAAAAAACTGGGCTACCGCGGTTTAGTGAGCTACACCCGGGATTTCGAGGAACTCGAAGGCATGGTGCACAAGCACATGCAGGGCGGAGACCTGTTCTTGCTCAAGGCATCGCGGTCGGTTGCCATGGAGCGCCTGATTCCTTCACTGCAAAGGAGGTCGCCCGGATATGCAAGCTAG
- a CDS encoding tyrosine-type recombinase/integrase, whose protein sequence is MGNSSNVLLIEDYTDYLGMQRRLSEATQSVYAHEVSLFLATSVDYETVNVRCIEAYLVEQVRIRHLSERSVAKVVSALRSFFSFLQLSKIREDNPVLLVQRGRQQQTLPQVASIAQVDALLESIDTSDLLGFRDRTLFELIYSCGLRISEACDLEVSDYQKTSIRVVGKRHKIRIIPVGEVARSWIDAYLTQVRQELVGMRGSTKALFVGRRGRKLTRQAVYKRFIAYCDAGGLDAKVHTLRHSFATHLLEGGADLRSVQELLGHSDIKTTQIYTHVDTRVLQKAYEQFHPDTEDGQQS, encoded by the coding sequence ATGGGCAACTCCTCCAATGTCCTCCTGATTGAAGATTATACCGACTATCTAGGCATGCAGCGTCGCCTTTCGGAGGCGACGCAGTCTGTATACGCACATGAGGTCTCTCTTTTTTTGGCTACAAGCGTCGACTATGAGACGGTGAATGTAAGATGCATCGAGGCGTATCTTGTTGAGCAGGTACGGATTCGCCATTTGAGTGAACGCAGCGTTGCAAAGGTCGTCTCTGCGTTGCGGTCCTTTTTTTCGTTCCTGCAGTTGAGCAAGATCCGGGAGGACAACCCGGTTTTGCTTGTCCAGCGTGGCAGGCAACAGCAAACCCTTCCTCAGGTGGCGAGCATTGCACAAGTGGATGCACTGCTGGAGAGCATCGACACCTCCGACTTATTGGGCTTTCGTGACCGAACGCTGTTTGAGCTCATCTATTCCTGCGGTTTGAGAATCAGCGAGGCCTGCGACCTTGAGGTTTCCGACTATCAAAAGACCAGTATCAGGGTTGTGGGAAAGCGTCATAAGATCCGTATCATTCCCGTCGGTGAGGTGGCGCGCAGCTGGATCGACGCCTATCTGACGCAAGTACGTCAGGAACTTGTCGGCATGCGTGGTTCGACCAAGGCCTTGTTCGTTGGAAGGAGAGGTCGTAAACTGACCCGGCAGGCTGTGTACAAGCGTTTCATCGCTTATTGTGATGCCGGTGGCTTGGATGCCAAGGTGCATACCTTGCGACACAGCTTTGCAACCCATCTTTTGGAAGGTGGAGCCGACCTCAGAAGCGTGCAGGAGCTTTTGGGCCACAGCGACATCAAGACCACGCAAATCTACACCCATGTGGACACCAGGGTGTTGCAGAAGGCATATGAACAATTCCACCCCGATACCGAGGATGGGCAGCAGTCATGA
- the hslV gene encoding ATP-dependent protease subunit HslV produces MSTSFKGTTIVAVRKDGHVAIAGDGQVTAGDTILKSNAHKVRTLYDGKVITGFAGTTADAFTLFELFEAKLKQFNGDLTRAAVELAKQWRVDKQLRQLEAMMLVSDGKRIFLINGAGDVVDPERDAIGIGSGGNYALSAALAYLDASPTMSAEQIARKSVEIAAKLCIYTDDSIHVEVL; encoded by the coding sequence ATGAGCACTAGTTTTAAAGGAACCACAATCGTAGCAGTCCGCAAGGACGGTCATGTAGCAATAGCAGGCGATGGGCAGGTAACCGCCGGCGATACCATTCTCAAGTCGAATGCGCACAAGGTGCGCACCCTCTATGATGGCAAGGTAATCACCGGTTTCGCCGGCACCACAGCCGATGCCTTCACGCTCTTCGAGTTGTTTGAAGCGAAATTGAAACAGTTCAACGGCGACCTTACCCGGGCGGCGGTGGAACTGGCCAAACAGTGGAGAGTCGACAAGCAGCTGCGCCAGCTCGAGGCCATGATGCTGGTCAGCGACGGCAAGCGAATTTTCTTGATCAACGGGGCGGGTGATGTAGTGGATCCCGAGCGTGATGCCATCGGTATCGGCAGCGGCGGGAACTATGCACTCAGTGCAGCTTTGGCCTATTTGGATGCAAGCCCGACGATGAGTGCTGAGCAGATAGCACGCAAGAGTGTGGAGATTGCAGCAAAGCTGTGCATCTACACCGATGATTCAATTCATGTAGAGGTATTATAA
- the ftsA gene encoding cell division protein FtsA produces MAGEKMLMGLDIGSSRTRCVIGSVSRDGQLMVDSICEHPSEGVRAGSIVNIEQTLKTIQTVINEAELQAGAEMNEVIIGIGGENIVGIASTGVVGINSKDQEIKREDIFRSLEVARAFELPQDREILHTLVQDFQIDGQMGIKDPIDMLGHRLESRVLIVTAASSMCQNERKCIQRSGLTVQRLVLQSLADSEVVLSSEEKEMGTILINIGSGITNMIAYSNGAPVYTGGVNLGGEAVTNDIAYILNKTRAAAEQIKCESGHSYVPSVSSDDMILIPQVGGLPSIKMPKKELSKVIEPRMAEIFSRLQSDLEKAQIQGSFGGGVVLVGGGALLSGVTELASEIFRLPARLGFPEAIGGLDRSYISPQYTTVLGLLKSEARKVRETGTSSKSRKERVHRKEGGAASKLRGFFRTLF; encoded by the coding sequence ATGGCTGGTGAAAAGATGTTGATGGGATTGGATATCGGCTCGAGCCGGACCAGATGTGTAATCGGCTCGGTGAGCCGGGACGGCCAGCTTATGGTCGACAGCATCTGTGAACATCCGAGCGAAGGGGTGCGTGCCGGTTCCATCGTCAATATTGAACAGACTTTGAAGACCATCCAGACGGTGATCAACGAGGCGGAGCTCCAAGCAGGAGCTGAGATGAACGAAGTGATCATCGGAATCGGTGGAGAAAATATCGTTGGAATCGCCAGTACCGGTGTGGTCGGCATCAACAGCAAGGATCAGGAGATCAAGCGTGAGGACATTTTCAGGAGTCTTGAGGTGGCGAGGGCATTCGAGCTTCCCCAGGATCGCGAGATTCTTCATACCTTGGTCCAGGACTTCCAAATCGACGGGCAGATGGGCATCAAGGACCCGATAGATATGCTTGGTCACCGGCTTGAGAGCCGAGTTCTCATTGTTACCGCTGCCTCGTCGATGTGTCAGAATGAACGAAAGTGCATCCAGCGTTCGGGCTTGACCGTACAACGTTTGGTGCTCCAGAGCCTTGCCGACTCCGAGGTTGTGCTCAGCAGCGAGGAGAAGGAGATGGGGACGATCCTCATCAATATCGGAAGCGGTATCACCAATATGATCGCCTACTCGAACGGGGCTCCCGTGTATACCGGGGGTGTCAATCTCGGCGGGGAAGCGGTAACAAACGACATTGCCTATATTCTGAATAAAACCCGTGCCGCAGCCGAGCAGATTAAATGCGAAAGCGGGCACAGTTATGTCCCCTCGGTCTCCAGCGACGATATGATTCTCATTCCGCAGGTCGGGGGACTTCCCTCCATCAAGATGCCGAAGAAAGAGCTGAGCAAGGTCATCGAACCTCGCATGGCGGAGATTTTCTCCCGTTTGCAAAGCGATTTGGAGAAAGCCCAGATCCAGGGATCGTTTGGTGGAGGTGTGGTATTGGTTGGTGGGGGAGCCCTGCTCAGCGGGGTGACCGAACTTGCCAGTGAGATTTTCCGGCTTCCCGCCCGCCTTGGGTTCCCCGAGGCGATCGGAGGCTTGGATCGAAGCTATATCAGTCCCCAGTACACAACGGTTTTGGGGTTGCTCAAGAGCGAAGCACGCAAGGTTCGTGAGACGGGGACATCATCCAAGTCGCGCAAGGAGCGGGTGCATCGCAAAGAGGGTGGGGCCGCCTCCAAGCTCCGTGGATTCTTCAGGACCTTGTTTTAA